The following proteins are encoded in a genomic region of Desulfuribacillus stibiiarsenatis:
- a CDS encoding DUF896 domain-containing protein — translation MITNEKIHRINELAKKSKECGLNREEKQEQLILRQEYILSVRKSLQANLDNIRLVD, via the coding sequence TTGATTACTAACGAGAAAATACACCGCATTAACGAACTAGCTAAGAAATCCAAAGAGTGTGGGCTCAACCGTGAAGAGAAACAAGAACAGTTAATATTACGACAAGAATATATATTATCAGTAAGAAAATCATTACAAGCGAATTTAGACAATATTCGTTTGGTAGACTAA
- a CDS encoding DUF1540 domain-containing protein encodes MAKDVLCEVNNCVYWTQGNKCDADSIYVVSQKGNRASSQEETDCKTFEASM; translated from the coding sequence ATGGCTAAAGACGTATTATGTGAAGTGAACAACTGCGTATATTGGACTCAAGGAAACAAGTGTGATGCAGACTCAATTTATGTAGTGAGCCAAAAAGGAAACAGAGCTTCTTCTCAAGAAGAAACAGATTGCAAAACTTTCGAAGCTTCTATGTAA